The sequence TTATAAAACATTGAGTTTATACGAAAATTTATTAAGGGGATGGAAAGACAAATGATAACAGAAAAGCAACATGAACAAATTATATCTCTATTAAATCAAATGACCTTAGAAGAAAAGATTGGACAATTGCAGCAACTAGGACCTTCCCTTGTAGGAGCCTTTGAGGTGTCCTTTGAGGAATTATTAGATATGATGTTTGATGGCAGAATAAGCGAAGAAGAATTCCATAAGCTTATTAGTACAGCTAAAGAAGACTTGAGGGAAGATGATGTTCGAGCTGGGAAAATAGGTTCTTTCAATGGTTTATATGGTGCTGAAAAGATAAATTATCTTCAAAAAATTGCAGTTGAAGAATCACGTCTTGGTATTCCACTATTATTTGGGGCAGATATTATCCATGGAATGCGTACTGTATACCCAATTCCACTTGCAGAAAGTTGTGCTTTTGATCCAAAACTGTGGGAGGAAACTGCTGAAATGGCTGCAAAGGAAGCTACTTCTTCAGGAATACACTGGACTTTTGGACCGATGATAGATGTAGCAAGAGATGCTAGATGGGGAAGAATAAGTGAGGGAGCAGGTGAAGATACTTATTTAAACAGTGTTTTTGCTAGAGCAAAAGTTAAAGGTTTTCAAGGAGGTAATCCGGCACAAGAAGATAGATTACTTGCTTGTGCTAAGCATTTTATAGCTTATGGTGCAGCAGAAAGTGGAAGAGATTATAATACTACCGATATATCCATGCAAAAACTACACGAAGTTTATTTACCACCATTTAAGGCAGCAATTGATGTAGGCGTTGCCAGTATAATGCCTTCTTTTAATGATGTAAATGGAGTTCCGGTAACAGCAAATAATTATTTATTGAATAATATATTAAAAGAAGAATGTGGATTTGGTGGCCTCTTGGTTAGCGATGCTAATGCGATTGCAGAGCTTGTTAATCATGGATTTGCAGAAGATCAAAAGGAAGCTTCAAAATTAGCAATAGAAGCTGGAATGAATATGGACATGTCATCAAAAAGTTATAGTACTTATTTAAAGGAATTGGTGGAAGAAGAAAAGATTAAAGAATCCTTAGTTGATAATACAGCATATAAAGTTTTAAAACTAAAAATGGAGAAAGGATTGTTCGAAAATCCATATCAGACAAATAAGGTAAAAGAAGAAAATACAATATTAAAACCTGAATTTAGAGAAAAGGCTAAGGAAGCAGCCTTGAAATCAATGGTACTTTTAAAAAATGAAGATATTCTTCCTTTAAGTTCAGATAAGAAAATTGGCTTAGTGGGAAATTTGGCAGAAAGCAAGGGACAAATGCTGGGTGCTTGGGCAATTAATGGGCATGATGAAGATTGCATCAGTATTTTGGAAGGATTAAAAGCAAAATTTCATAAGCTAAAATACGAAGCATGTATTAAAGATAGTAAGGTAGATGTTAGTGCGGTAAATCATATTGCTGAAGAGTGTGATGTGATTGTAGCTGTGGTTGGAGAAATAAAAGAAATGTCAGGAGAAGCTGCAAGCCGCTCAGATATTTCACTTCCACAAGAACAAGAGGAGCTATTAAAAGCTCTATACGAAACAGGAAAACCAGTTGTGGCAGTATTGGTTAATGGAAGACCACTAGCTATTTCTTGGGTTTCTGAACATGTACAAGCAATTTTAGAAGCATGGCATGGAGGAATAGAAGCAGGAAATGCAGTGGCAGAAATTTTACTAGGCTTGTATAATCCAAGTGGTAAGCTATCAGTATCCTTCCCTCAGAGTACGGGAGCATGTCCGTGTTACTATAATCATCCATCTACAGGACGCCCAGCTGGAAAATCTAAGTTTACATCAAAATATTTAGACATTCCATCAGAGCCAGTGTATTCATTTGGGTATGGTTTAAGCTATACAACCTATGAATATTCAGATTTACAAGCTGTCATAGAAGACAACCAACTAAGAGCATCTATTACAGTTACAAATGCAGGAGAAATGGATGGAGAGGAAACTGTTCAATTGTATATTCAAGATGTTGCAGCTAAAAGAGTTAGGCCAGTAAGAGAACTAAAATCTTTTAGAAAAGTAACCTTAGAAAAAGGTGAAAGCAAAAAAGTTGACTTTATAATTCCAGTAAGTGAGTTAGGTTACTATGATAACAGCATGAATTATATTGTGGAAGTAGGTATGTTTAAAATTTATGCTGGTGGAAGTTTAAATAAGTGTTTAGAAATAGAAGTTGAATTAAAGTAGAAATTTATTAAGATAATGAAAAGCAAAGTAGCGATAAAAATAAAATTAATAAGTATTATTAAATATCTAATTAACAATCAAAGGAAGTGGCTTAGATGAATACACAAGATATAAGTAAAGAAAATTTTTGTAATCCTATTTTACCAGGATTCTATCCAGATCCATCAATATGTCGTGTTGGAGAAGAATATTATATGATTAATTCAAGTTTTGCATTTTTCCCTGGCATACCAATATTTAAAAGTACAGATCTTGTAAATTGGAAACAGATAGGTCACGTTTTAGATAGGAAGGGTCAGTTGAATTTAGACGGAGCAGGCTATTCAGGAGGAATATTTGCACCAACTATAAGATATCATAAAGGAGTATTTTATGTTATAACTACAAATATGAATGATGGAGGGAATTTTATTGTAATGTCTGAAAATGCCAATGGACCTTGGTCAGATCCATATTGGATTGAAGGTGCAGAGGGAATAGATCCTTCATTGTTCTTTGATGAAGATGGTAAAGCGTATTATACAGGAACTAGAACTTCGCAGAATCCTCAGTATATGGGGGATCATGAAATTTGGATTCAAGAAATTGATTTAAATACTATGAAATTAAAAGGTGACAGTCATACCCTTTGGAAAGGTGCTATGAAAAATGCAAGTTTTGTTGAGGGACCTCACTTATATAAGGTTAATAACTTCTACTATTTGCTTATTTCAGAAGGTGGTACTGAGCATTATCATTCAGTTACAATTGCAAGAAGCAAAAATATTCTGGGTCATTATGAAGGGAATCCAGGAAATCCAATATTAACGCATAGACATCTTGGTAAAGGATATCCTATTTCAAATGCAGGACATGGAGATTTGATAGAAACTCAAAACGGTGAATGGTATATGGTTGCGTTAGCTTCTCGCCCTTATGGAGGATTTTATAAAAATCTTGGAAGAGAAACGTTCCTAATTCCAGTAACCTGGGAAGATGAATGGCCTATAGTAAGTCCTGGCACTGGAAAAATAGAGTTTACATATCCAATGCCTAGCTTACCAGCCTCTGTTAAAAATCAACCTGAGATTCGTGATGATTTTGAAAATGGAATATTAAACTTTAACTGGAACACTATTCGTACACCTAAACAACAATTTTGGAGCTTAACAGAAAGGCCGGGATTTCTTAGATTAAAGGTTAGAGAGGCATCAATGCTGGATACTCTTAGTCCACCTCCATTTGGACCTTTTACGAATTTCAAGAAAGAAGGAAACAATAAAAGTCCTAGTTTTATTGGACGACGTCAGCAGCATATGAATTTTGAAGTAGTTACAAAAATGGAGTTTAATCCACAAAATGAGTGTGAAACAGCTGGAATTGCATTAGTTCAAAATGATAATCACCAATTTAGATTAGAATATGCAATTGAAAATGACCAAAAGATTATTAGGTTAATGAAATGTGTATCAAAAAGTAATGTTGACTTTATAAACGGAACTTTTAATTATGAGAATATAGAAAGTGAACTTATAAAGAAAGTCTTTTCATCACAAGTAATTTATTTAAAGGTGATTGCTAGAGGACAAGAGTATAGCTTTTATTATGGAGAATCTTTAGACAAAATGGAATTGTTAGCAGGAGATATAGATGGAAGAATATTAAGTTCTGATGTTGCAGGTGGATTTGTAGGAACATATATAGGTTTATTTGCAAGCAGTAATGGTAAAGAAAGTGATAATGTTGCTGATTTTGATTGGTTTGATTATAAAGGAAAACTATAATTATGGTAATGAAAAGGTCCATCTTGGGAGATGGGCCTTTTGAATTAGAAAGTTATTTCCTATATTTATGGGGGGTTACGCCAAAGTGTTCTTTGAATTTTTTATAGAAAAACTGAATATTTGAGATTCCAACTTTCTCTATAACTTCTTCAATAGTTAAGTTTGTATTTCTTAAGAGATAAGAGCTTTTTTTCAGTCTTTCATCCAAAATCAGATCTTTAAAATTTTGGCCCGTGTACTTTTTAACAATATTACTAAAGTAGTTAGGTGTAAAATGAAAATGCTTAGCAGCTGAAGCAAGACTAATTGTTTCATAATTAGAAGAAATATAATTGGAAATTTCAATGGCCAATTTAGTTTGCTTAGATAAATTAGCATTGTCTTTATTTTTTTCTTGTGAGTTATATATTCTTAGTAATTCAGAAAATAATATTATGACACAACTATCTGTTATGGCAGTGGAATTTAAGTTTGGAGCAATTAGTTCCTCAGTAAGTTTACATATTATATTATGAATGAACTCATTTTTTTCAGTATCAAAAATTAAATATGTATTATATTTATGACTTTCATAAAGTGCATGAAGTAAAAAGCTTGTCACTACATTTTCTGAATCCAAATAATTAAAAAAAGAATTATTAAAGTATTCTCTATTAATAAGAAAGTTAAGCATAATATCATTAGTACCAGTAACATCTACTGAATGAATTACATTTGTATCTAAAATTATTAAATCACCTTTCTTTAAAGTAATAGGGGTACCATTTATTACTTCATTAATTTGACCTGAATATATATAAGACATTTCAATAAACTTATGCTTATGATTATTAACTGGAGCGAAACGGTTGTGCTTAATGAAAGATAGTTTTTCTAAATTTAAATTAGGAATTTCAATAATCTTCTCAATGTCAAGGGAAGAAATTTTTATATCCTTAAAGTTTTCAAGTGTCTCGTTTATGCTATTAAAATTATAGTTTTTTGTAAGAGTTTCAAGGTTATTATATTCCATATCATTAAACTTTCTTAAATAAATATCCAAATCTTTTGAATCCATAATGCTTATTCCTTACTCCTTAGTTTTTCGTGGTTTCATTATAACACAAATCGTAATAAATGATAATATTTCAGCATAATACTGCTATTAATTATAATGTAAACGTATTATAAAATTATAATATAAACAATTGATTGAAATTTAATACAGAGAGAATGGAAAGTTTAATTTAAAGGAGATTTCAAATTATGAAAATAGTTAATCTAAAGACAAATCATATTACAAATCCATTAGGGTTTGACTTAGGAAAACCTAGTTTATCGTTTATAACATGTGAAACAACAGCAAGTAAGCAGGTGGCTGCACAGATTGAGGTGGCTCTTGATAAAAATTTTTCAGAAGTAGTTTTTAATAGTGGAAGAAGTGAGGAAATAGATAGTTTAGCTTTTGAATTGCCTATAAAGTTAGAAACAAGAACTCGTTATTACTGGAGAGTAACTGTGTGGGGGGATAATGGAGATACTGCAACAAGTGAAGTTGCTTGGTTTGAAACAGCTAAAATTGATGAAGCTTGGGATGGAAAGTGGATAACACCAGATTGGGATAATAAAATACATCCTATAATAAGTAAAGAATTTAACATAGAAAAAGTTATTAAATCAGCTCGTGTATACACAAGTGGGTTAGGTCTTTATGAAATGAATATTAACAATAAAAAGGTTGGGGATGAATATCTTTCTCCAAACTTTAATGCGTATGATAAGTGGATTCAATATCAAACTTATGATATTACGGATGTACTGGTTCAAGGTGAAAACAAAGTTGATGTTGCATTAGGAAATGGATTATATAAAGGACGTTTTGGATTTAATAGTGTAGAGAACATATATGGAGAGAAGTTCGCTTTAATATGTGAAATAATTGTAGATTTTGAGGATGGGAGTAATCTTATAATAAATTCAGATGAGACTTGGAAGGCCAGAAAGAGTAAGGTTTTAGAGGGCAACATTTATGATGGTGAAATTTATGATTCTACTTTTGAGGATACAAGTATTTATAATGTAAAAGAGATAGGATTAGGAGTAGATAAGTTAAAAGCAAGATTAAGTTTACCAGTAAAAATAAAAGAGAAGTTAAAGCCTGTACAAATACTTAAAGCACCAGAGGGAGAAATAGTCCTTGATTTCGGTCAAAATATGGTTGGATGGGTTGAATTTAAAACAAAGGCTCCAAAAGGATCTGAAATAACTCTTCAATATGGTGAGATACTTCAAGAGGGGAATTTCTATAGAGATAATTTAAGAACAGCTAAAGCTGAATACAAATATATAGCTAATGGCGAAGAAGTCACTGTTAGGCCATATTTTACTTTCTATGGATTTAGATATGTTAAGGTAGATGGATGGTATGGAGAAATAAATGTAGATGATTTTACTGGCTGCGTACTATACTCTGACATGGAAGTAACAGGACATATAGAAACAAGTAATCCTTTGGTTAATAGACTGTTTTTAAATGCATTATGGGGGCAAAAAGGAAATTTTTTAGATATCCCTACAGATTGTCCTCAACGTGATGAGCGTATGGGATGGACTGGTGATGCACAAGTTTTCTCTGGAACAGCATGTTTCAATATGGATACCTTTGCTTTCTTTAGTAAGTATGGATATGATCTTGGACGTGAGCAAGAGAAGACCAATGGAATGGTGCCTATGGTTGTACCAGCAGCAGGTCTTCCAGGTGGTGGTTCTAGTGCATGGGCAGATGCAGCAACAATAATACCTTGGAATGTATATGTTCAATATGGAGATAAGAAAATTTTAGAGCAGCAGTTTGAAAGCATGAAAGCTTGGGTCGATTTTGTCAAAAAAGCTGATGATGATTCTGGAAGCAAAAGACTATGGACAACAGGTTTCCATTTTGGAGATTGGTTAGCTTTAGATGGGACAGATCCTGCTTTTCCAACAGGGGGGACAGATATACCTTTTATATCTTCAGCATATTATTGTTATTCCTCAATGCTTGTTGCAAAGGCTGCAAAAGTATTAGGAAAAGAAGAAATAGCAAAAGAATATGAAAAATTATCGAATGAAGTTAGAGAAGCAATTAGAGATGAGTATTTTAGTAAAAATGGACGTATGACAATCAATACTCAAACTGCCTTGATAATAGCATTATTTATGGATATAGCACCAGAAGAGAAGAGGGAAAGGGTTGCAAATGATTTAAGAGAAAAGCTTAAAAAAGATAAAAATCATTTAAAAACAGGTTTTGTTGGAACTCCATATTTTTGCAAGGTGTTATCAGAAAATGGATCTAATGATTTAGCTTATACCTTATTATTGAATAAGGACTATCCAAGCTGGTTATATGCAGTTACAATGGGAGCAACAACAATCTGGGAACGTTGGCATTCTGTGCTTTCAGATGGAAAAATAAGTGGCACAGATATGAATTCATTAAATCATTATGCATATGGTTCTATTGTAGAATGGATGTATAGATATATGGTAGGGATAAATCCAGTAGAGGATACACCAGGCTTTAGACATATTAAGTTAACTCCTATGCCTGACTATCGTTTAAAATGTGCAAAAGCAATCTATAAGTCAGCTGTAGGAACATATGAAAGTGAATGGAAGATTACTGATGAAGGAAATTTAGAATTTAAATTTGTAATTCCATTTAATGCATCAGCGTCATTAATTTTACCTAATGCAAAATTAGAAAATGTAAAAGTAAATAGCAAATCTTTAAAAGAAACTAAACTTAATGCAAGCCAAAGCAGCGAAAATGTAATTGTAGAATTAATCAGTGGATCATATGAATTTGCTTATTTTCCAGAGGTGCCTTATATTAAATATTATGGTGTTGATGTTAGTTTGGGAGAATTAGTTTCAAATCAAGCAGTTAAAAATATAATAGAAGAAAAGTTACCGATGATAGTAACAGAAGATATGCTTGAAAGAAGCGGTCATCAAACTTTAAGAGAATTATCTTTTGCACCATTTTCACCTGTAACAAATGAAATATTAGAAGAATTAGATAATGTGCTAAATAAGATTAAAATTGATGTAATGATATAAATATTTAAGAGGGAGTATTTGAAGTAGTATATAGCTTTGGATACTTCTTTTTGTAGCATGTTGTATTAAATTATCAAAAATAATTTCTAAGTCTGCTACATAGCTACTTTCTTCTTGTATTATGTTACATTAAATGGTGTTAGATTTTATCATCTAAGATGATTATTTGCATTCAATATTGACTTTTTAGTAAAGAAAAATTAAAATTTTACTTAGGTATTGAAAGATAAATTTTAGATTATAGATGTTAAATAAATATATGAGGCATTTTTGAAGATGCCTTAAGCAGATAGTCGGAGGTTAAAATGGCTACAATAAAAGATATTGCTGAAAAGGCTGGTGTTTCAATTTCAACTGTTTCAAGGGTGCTAAATTATGATCCTACTTTGTCTACTAGCAATGAAACTAAAAAAAAGATTTTTGAAATTGCAGCAGAGCTTTCTTATGATAAGCACATAAATAAAAAGAAAAATAATAACAAGATAGCAGTGATTAAGTGGTATACAGAAGAAGAGGAATTAAATGATTTGTACTACCTATCTATAAGATTAGGAATAGAGAAAAAGTGTAAAGAGTTAAATTATAGTGTTGCAGCTTACACTCAAGATAATGTAGAAGAGATAAAAACTGAAAATGTACAGAATATAATTGCAGTAGGCAAGTTTAGTAAAAGTGAAATTGAGAAATTTACTAGTGAAGAATGTAATGTTATTTTTGTAGATTATTCACCAAATGAGAATATTTATGATTCTGTAGTGACCAATTTTGAATTAGCAACAAAGAATGTAATAGATTACTATATTAAAAAGGGACACACAAACATTGGATATATTGGTGGTACAGAATCCTTTAAGGATAAAAGTAATTATGTTGAGGACGTTAGAGACCTAACCTTCAAAAGTTATTTGAAAAAACTGAAGTTATATAATGAAAAGAATATTTTTGAAGGAAAATTTTCTGTAGATGATGGATATAGTTTAATGAAAAAAGCTATAGTTGATTTAAAGGAAGAGTTACCAACAGCGTTTTTTGTAGCAAATGACACTATGGCAATTGGGGCGTTAAGAGCTCTTATAGAACAGGGAATTAAGGTTCCAGATAGAGTTAATATCATAGGAGTAAATGATGTTAGTGTGGCTCAATATTTAAATCCACCTCTAAGTTCTGTTAAAGTTTTTACTGAAAATATGGGAGAAACTGCAGTAGAATTATTAGTAGAAAGAATTAATGGAAGAACAATTGCTAAAAAGGTTAGTTTATCAACCGAGCTGATTGTAAGGAATAGCTCATTTTAAAAATATATTATTTTATTTAAGAAGGACTCTAATTTAGAGTTCTTTTATTTTAGTAAAAAATAAAAATAATTTTACTAAAAAGTATTGATATTTTACTAAGTCGGATGTATTATAATGTTATAGAATATTTAGGCGTCTGAAAATGAATAACAAGTCCAAATACACTAGTAGATGAAGTTGTTTATTTTTTGAACAAGCCTTATTGGAGGTTAAGTGTATGAGTACTATAGCAATGTTAAAAGATCAATTTAAGAATATTTTTAATAAAGAAGCAGAGAGAGTTTTCTTTGCACCAGGTAGAATTAATTTAATTGGTGAACACACAGATTATAATGGAGGACATGTTTTTCCTTGTTCAATCACTTTAGGAACTTATGCAGTAGTAAGTTTTAATAATAGTAACAAATGTTCATTATACTCAATGAATTTCGAAAATTTAGGCAAAATTGAAATCGATTTAAACAATCTTGATTATAAGAAAGAAGACAATTGGACAAACTATGTTAAAGGTATGATCCAAACTTTAAAAAATCAAGGACATACAATAGATAAAGGAATGGATATTTTATTCTTTGGTGAAATTCCAAACGGAGCTGGTCTTTCTTCATCTGCTTCAATTGAACTTGTAAGTGGAGTTTTACTAAGAGGAATGTTCAATTTAGATGTAGAAATGCTTGACTTAATAAAAGCAGGTAAGGCTGTAGAAAATAATTATATAGGTGTAAACAGTGGAATTATGGATCAGTTTGCAATTGGTATGGGTAAAAAAGATTGTGCAATTTTACTTGATTGCAATACTTTAGAATTCTCTTATGCACCTGTAAAGCTTGATGCTTACGATATAATAATCATGAATACTAATAAGAGACGTGAACTTGCTGATTCAAAATATAATGAAAGAAGAGCAGAATGCGAAGAAGCTCTTAGAATATTCAAAACAAAGCTTGATATCAATTCTCTAGGAGAGTTAGATGCTGAAACTTTTGAAGCAAATAAATCTCTTATAGCAGATGAAGTTATTCTAAAAAGAGCTAAGCATGCAGTTTATGAAAATATAAGAACAGTTAATGCATTAGAAGAATTGAATAAAGGTAACTTAGAAGTATTCGGAAAACTAATAAATGAATCTCATATATCTTTAAAGAATGATTATGAAGTAACAGGAAAAGAATTAGATACTTTAGCTGAAACAGCATGGAAACAAGAAGGAATTCTTGGAGCGAGAATGACTGGAGCAGGTTTTGGTGGATGTGCTATTGCAATAGTAAAGAAAACTTCTACAGAGGAATTTATTAAGAATGTAGGAGAAGTTTACTTAAAGGAAATAGGATATAAGGCTGATTTCTACATCGCTAACATTGGTGACGGTGCCAAGGAGGTAAAATAATGAGCGTTTTAGTATTAGGTGGAGCAGGATATATAGGTTCTCATGCTACAAGCAAACTTATTCAAAATGGATATGATGTTATAGTTATAGACAATCTTCAAACAGGGCACAAAGATGCAATCTGTGAAGGTGCTAAATTCTATGAAGGAGATATAAGAGATATTGATTTCTTAAGAGAAGTATTTTCAAAGGAAAAGATTGATGGAGTAATGCACTTTGCTGCAAATTCTCTTGTTGGAGAGTCAATGACTAACCCAATTAAGTATTTCAACAACAATGTTCATGGAGCAGAAGTGCTATTATCAGCTATGAATGAATTTGATATTAAATATATAGTGTTCTCTTCTACAGCAGCAACTTATGGTGAACCAAAACAAATTCCTATTACTGAGGAAACAGAAACATGTCCAACTAACCCATATGGTGAATCTAAGTTAATGATGGAAAAAATGATGAAATGGTCTGACAAGGCTTACGGAATAAAATATGTAGCATTAAGATATTTTAACGTCGCTGGAGCTAAGGAGACTGGAGAAATTGGAGAAGATCATAATCCAGAAACTCATTTAATTCCTTTAGTTTTACAAGTACCTCTAGGAAAGAGAGAAGCTATAACTATTTACGGAGATGACTATGATACTGAAGATGGTACTTGTGTAAGAGATTATATTCATATTGAGGATCTTGTAGATGCACACATTTTAGCTCTTGAGTATTTATTTAATAAAAATACAAGTAATGTATTTAACCTAGGAAGTAACAATGGTTTCTCAGTAAAGGAAATCATAGAAGTTGCAAGAAAAGTAACAGGACATCCAATACCAGCAGTATTAGGAGAAAGAAGAGCAGGGGACCCTAGTAAGCTAGTTGCTTCTTCAGCAAAAGCTAAAGAAATTTTAGGCTGGGTTCCAAAGAAGACTTCTGTTGAAAAGATTATTCAAGATGCTTGGAATTGGCATAAGAATAACCCAAATGGTTTTGATAAATAAGGGGGAATAATCATGGAACTTCAAGAAAAAATTCAATTATTAGTTGCTAAAGCTATAGAAAGTGAACTAATTGAAAAAGAAGATGAAATATATTGTATAAATCAAGTTATGGATTTATTTCATTTGAAAGATATAGAAAAAAGAAACGTTGAATTAGGTGAAGAAACTATCCCTGATATATTAGATGAGTTAGTTGATTTTGCAGCAGCAAATAACATAATTGAAGATTTGTCAGATGAAAAAGATATATTATCAGCAAAAGTTATGAATTGCTTTATGAGCAAACCATCTGAAGTTATAAGAAAATTCTATACAAAGTATGATGAAAGCCCTGCAAGAGCAACAGAGTATTTCTATGGATTAAGTAAAAATAATAACTATATTCAAACCAAGAGAATAGCTAAAAACATTAGCTATAAAGTAGGAACAGAGTATGGGGATTTAGATATAACTATTAATTTATCTAAGCCAGAAAAGAATCCTAAGGATATAGCTAAAGCTAAGGAAGCTAAAAGCACAAACTATCCAAAATGTTTACTATGCGTTGAAAATGAAGGTTATGTAGGAAGAATAAATCACCCAGCACGTTCAAATCACAGAATAATACCAATGGATTTATTAAATGAAAGCTGGTACTTACAATATTCTCCTTACTCATATTACAATGAACATTGCATTGTTTT comes from Clostridium sp. TW13 and encodes:
- a CDS encoding glycoside hydrolase family 43 protein, whose translation is MNTQDISKENFCNPILPGFYPDPSICRVGEEYYMINSSFAFFPGIPIFKSTDLVNWKQIGHVLDRKGQLNLDGAGYSGGIFAPTIRYHKGVFYVITTNMNDGGNFIVMSENANGPWSDPYWIEGAEGIDPSLFFDEDGKAYYTGTRTSQNPQYMGDHEIWIQEIDLNTMKLKGDSHTLWKGAMKNASFVEGPHLYKVNNFYYLLISEGGTEHYHSVTIARSKNILGHYEGNPGNPILTHRHLGKGYPISNAGHGDLIETQNGEWYMVALASRPYGGFYKNLGRETFLIPVTWEDEWPIVSPGTGKIEFTYPMPSLPASVKNQPEIRDDFENGILNFNWNTIRTPKQQFWSLTERPGFLRLKVREASMLDTLSPPPFGPFTNFKKEGNNKSPSFIGRRQQHMNFEVVTKMEFNPQNECETAGIALVQNDNHQFRLEYAIENDQKIIRLMKCVSKSNVDFINGTFNYENIESELIKKVFSSQVIYLKVIARGQEYSFYYGESLDKMELLAGDIDGRILSSDVAGGFVGTYIGLFASSNGKESDNVADFDWFDYKGKL
- a CDS encoding glycoside hydrolase family 3 N-terminal domain-containing protein, whose amino-acid sequence is MITEKQHEQIISLLNQMTLEEKIGQLQQLGPSLVGAFEVSFEELLDMMFDGRISEEEFHKLISTAKEDLREDDVRAGKIGSFNGLYGAEKINYLQKIAVEESRLGIPLLFGADIIHGMRTVYPIPLAESCAFDPKLWEETAEMAAKEATSSGIHWTFGPMIDVARDARWGRISEGAGEDTYLNSVFARAKVKGFQGGNPAQEDRLLACAKHFIAYGAAESGRDYNTTDISMQKLHEVYLPPFKAAIDVGVASIMPSFNDVNGVPVTANNYLLNNILKEECGFGGLLVSDANAIAELVNHGFAEDQKEASKLAIEAGMNMDMSSKSYSTYLKELVEEEKIKESLVDNTAYKVLKLKMEKGLFENPYQTNKVKEENTILKPEFREKAKEAALKSMVLLKNEDILPLSSDKKIGLVGNLAESKGQMLGAWAINGHDEDCISILEGLKAKFHKLKYEACIKDSKVDVSAVNHIAEECDVIVAVVGEIKEMSGEAASRSDISLPQEQEELLKALYETGKPVVAVLVNGRPLAISWVSEHVQAILEAWHGGIEAGNAVAEILLGLYNPSGKLSVSFPQSTGACPCYYNHPSTGRPAGKSKFTSKYLDIPSEPVYSFGYGLSYTTYEYSDLQAVIEDNQLRASITVTNAGEMDGEETVQLYIQDVAAKRVRPVRELKSFRKVTLEKGESKKVDFIIPVSELGYYDNSMNYIVEVGMFKIYAGGSLNKCLEIEVELK
- a CDS encoding galactokinase; protein product: MSTIAMLKDQFKNIFNKEAERVFFAPGRINLIGEHTDYNGGHVFPCSITLGTYAVVSFNNSNKCSLYSMNFENLGKIEIDLNNLDYKKEDNWTNYVKGMIQTLKNQGHTIDKGMDILFFGEIPNGAGLSSSASIELVSGVLLRGMFNLDVEMLDLIKAGKAVENNYIGVNSGIMDQFAIGMGKKDCAILLDCNTLEFSYAPVKLDAYDIIIMNTNKRRELADSKYNERRAECEEALRIFKTKLDINSLGELDAETFEANKSLIADEVILKRAKHAVYENIRTVNALEELNKGNLEVFGKLINESHISLKNDYEVTGKELDTLAETAWKQEGILGARMTGAGFGGCAIAIVKKTSTEEFIKNVGEVYLKEIGYKADFYIANIGDGAKEVK
- a CDS encoding alpha-L-rhamnosidase, with translation MKIVNLKTNHITNPLGFDLGKPSLSFITCETTASKQVAAQIEVALDKNFSEVVFNSGRSEEIDSLAFELPIKLETRTRYYWRVTVWGDNGDTATSEVAWFETAKIDEAWDGKWITPDWDNKIHPIISKEFNIEKVIKSARVYTSGLGLYEMNINNKKVGDEYLSPNFNAYDKWIQYQTYDITDVLVQGENKVDVALGNGLYKGRFGFNSVENIYGEKFALICEIIVDFEDGSNLIINSDETWKARKSKVLEGNIYDGEIYDSTFEDTSIYNVKEIGLGVDKLKARLSLPVKIKEKLKPVQILKAPEGEIVLDFGQNMVGWVEFKTKAPKGSEITLQYGEILQEGNFYRDNLRTAKAEYKYIANGEEVTVRPYFTFYGFRYVKVDGWYGEINVDDFTGCVLYSDMEVTGHIETSNPLVNRLFLNALWGQKGNFLDIPTDCPQRDERMGWTGDAQVFSGTACFNMDTFAFFSKYGYDLGREQEKTNGMVPMVVPAAGLPGGGSSAWADAATIIPWNVYVQYGDKKILEQQFESMKAWVDFVKKADDDSGSKRLWTTGFHFGDWLALDGTDPAFPTGGTDIPFISSAYYCYSSMLVAKAAKVLGKEEIAKEYEKLSNEVREAIRDEYFSKNGRMTINTQTALIIALFMDIAPEEKRERVANDLREKLKKDKNHLKTGFVGTPYFCKVLSENGSNDLAYTLLLNKDYPSWLYAVTMGATTIWERWHSVLSDGKISGTDMNSLNHYAYGSIVEWMYRYMVGINPVEDTPGFRHIKLTPMPDYRLKCAKAIYKSAVGTYESEWKITDEGNLEFKFVIPFNASASLILPNAKLENVKVNSKSLKETKLNASQSSENVIVELISGSYEFAYFPEVPYIKYYGVDVSLGELVSNQAVKNIIEEKLPMIVTEDMLERSGHQTLRELSFAPFSPVTNEILEELDNVLNKIKIDVMI
- a CDS encoding LacI family DNA-binding transcriptional regulator codes for the protein MATIKDIAEKAGVSISTVSRVLNYDPTLSTSNETKKKIFEIAAELSYDKHINKKKNNNKIAVIKWYTEEEELNDLYYLSIRLGIEKKCKELNYSVAAYTQDNVEEIKTENVQNIIAVGKFSKSEIEKFTSEECNVIFVDYSPNENIYDSVVTNFELATKNVIDYYIKKGHTNIGYIGGTESFKDKSNYVEDVRDLTFKSYLKKLKLYNEKNIFEGKFSVDDGYSLMKKAIVDLKEELPTAFFVANDTMAIGALRALIEQGIKVPDRVNIIGVNDVSVAQYLNPPLSSVKVFTENMGETAVELLVERINGRTIAKKVSLSTELIVRNSSF
- a CDS encoding AraC family transcriptional regulator, encoding MDSKDLDIYLRKFNDMEYNNLETLTKNYNFNSINETLENFKDIKISSLDIEKIIEIPNLNLEKLSFIKHNRFAPVNNHKHKFIEMSYIYSGQINEVINGTPITLKKGDLIILDTNVIHSVDVTGTNDIMLNFLINREYFNNSFFNYLDSENVVTSFLLHALYESHKYNTYLIFDTEKNEFIHNIICKLTEELIAPNLNSTAITDSCVIILFSELLRIYNSQEKNKDNANLSKQTKLAIEISNYISSNYETISLASAAKHFHFTPNYFSNIVKKYTGQNFKDLILDERLKKSSYLLRNTNLTIEEVIEKVGISNIQFFYKKFKEHFGVTPHKYRK